The following proteins are encoded in a genomic region of Zea mays cultivar B73 chromosome 9, Zm-B73-REFERENCE-NAM-5.0, whole genome shotgun sequence:
- the LOC100285219 gene encoding xylogen protein 1 precursor yields MANRPSRSRLLVLALAAAGLLAATRAEASTPASPAPAPGPSADCTDALLGLAGCLGYVQEGSTAAAPDPSCCSGLRDVVRGEVACLCQLFQGGQDFGLSLNMTRALQLPAACKVKTPPVSKCHVSVPGVPSASPVPAPSSGAPDFGQSPTPSPSTPSGSPAATGSQTSAPAPSPARSAAAGLSAPPRAFTFIAAATLLVYRVL; encoded by the exons ATGGCGAACCGTCCGTCGCGCTCGCGCCTGCTGGTCCTGGCGCTCGCAGCCGCAGGGCTACTAGCCGCCACGCGCGCGGAAGCCTCCACGCCAGcatcgccggcgccggcgccggggcCGTCGGCGGACTGCACGGACGCGCTGCTGGGGCTGGCGGGGTGCCTGGGCTACGTGCAGGAGGGGAGCacggcggcggcgcccgacccGTCCTGCTGCTCGGGGCTCAGGGACGTGGTGCGCGGGGAGGTGGCCTGCCTCTGCCAGCTCTTCCAGGGCGGCCAGGACTTCGGCCTCTCGCTCAACATGACCAGGGCCCTGCAGCTGCCCGCCGCGTGCAAGGTCAAGACGCCGCCCGTCAGCAAGTGCCACG TTTCTGTTCCTGGTGTGCCCAGCGCGTCTCCTG TTCCGGCTCCCTCGTCCGGGGCCCCAGACTTCGGGCAGTCGCCGACGCCGTCGCCGTCAACCCCTTCGGGATCACCGGCAGCAACCGGGAGCCAGACCAGCGCTCCAGCGCCTTCCCCAGCGCGTTCCGCCGCTGCCGGCCTCTCGGCACCACCACGGGCCTTCACCTTCATCGCTGCCGCGACTCTGTTGGTGTACCGGGTCTTGTGA
- the LOC100285219 gene encoding xylogen protein 1 isoform X1 has protein sequence MANRPSRSRLLVLALAAAGLLAATRAEASTPASPAPAPGPSADCTDALLGLAGCLGYVQEGSTAAAPDPSCCSGLRDVVRGEVACLCQLFQGGQDFGLSLNMTRALQLPAACKVKTPPVSKCHVPAPSSGAPDFGQSPTPSPSTPSGSPAATGSQTSAPAPSPARSAAAGLSAPPRAFTFIAAATLLVYRVL, from the exons ATGGCGAACCGTCCGTCGCGCTCGCGCCTGCTGGTCCTGGCGCTCGCAGCCGCAGGGCTACTAGCCGCCACGCGCGCGGAAGCCTCCACGCCAGcatcgccggcgccggcgccggggcCGTCGGCGGACTGCACGGACGCGCTGCTGGGGCTGGCGGGGTGCCTGGGCTACGTGCAGGAGGGGAGCacggcggcggcgcccgacccGTCCTGCTGCTCGGGGCTCAGGGACGTGGTGCGCGGGGAGGTGGCCTGCCTCTGCCAGCTCTTCCAGGGCGGCCAGGACTTCGGCCTCTCGCTCAACATGACCAGGGCCCTGCAGCTGCCCGCCGCGTGCAAGGTCAAGACGCCGCCCGTCAGCAAGTGCCACG TTCCGGCTCCCTCGTCCGGGGCCCCAGACTTCGGGCAGTCGCCGACGCCGTCGCCGTCAACCCCTTCGGGATCACCGGCAGCAACCGGGAGCCAGACCAGCGCTCCAGCGCCTTCCCCAGCGCGTTCCGCCGCTGCCGGCCTCTCGGCACCACCACGGGCCTTCACCTTCATCGCTGCCGCGACTCTGTTGGTGTACCGGGTCTTGTGA